One Halorientalis litorea DNA segment encodes these proteins:
- a CDS encoding SCP2 sterol-binding domain-containing protein: MTDDDLIERVESALELPPEELADELPALLDDIEGQVEVVAMENPRVFARIVQRMDEMDIAAFADDYPDTVDRFMDVLWTGMNLLVRFSPDVQDSITEDLGVNFEASNAPMEGHLQLDADEGTADGGAELLDDPDITINGPANTLASLITGGKDPVQGFMQQEFEMDGDIQKGTQLAATMDKLTEKLPQ, encoded by the coding sequence ATGACTGACGACGACCTCATCGAACGCGTCGAATCGGCACTCGAACTCCCACCCGAAGAACTGGCGGACGAACTCCCCGCGCTACTGGACGACATCGAAGGCCAAGTCGAGGTCGTCGCCATGGAGAACCCGCGGGTGTTCGCCCGCATCGTCCAGCGGATGGACGAGATGGACATCGCCGCCTTCGCCGATGACTATCCCGACACCGTCGACCGGTTCATGGACGTACTCTGGACGGGGATGAACCTGCTCGTCCGGTTCAGCCCCGACGTGCAAGACTCCATCACCGAGGACTTGGGCGTCAACTTCGAGGCCTCGAACGCGCCGATGGAGGGGCACCTCCAGCTCGATGCCGACGAAGGCACCGCAGACGGCGGTGCCGAACTGCTCGACGACCCGGACATCACCATCAACGGTCCGGCGAACACCCTCGCCAGTCTCATCACCGGCGGGAAAGACCCCGTTCAGGGGTTCATGCAACAGGAATTCGAGATGGACGGCGACATCCAGAAGGGGACCCAACTCGCGGCGACGATGGACAAACTCACGGAGAAACTACCCCAGTAG
- a CDS encoding class II fumarate hydratase, with amino-acid sequence MTDEDYRTERDSLGEMQVPADAYWGAQTQRAVENFPISGITFGRRFVRALGVVKKGAAQANRELGLIPEDKAECIVEAAEEVIAGDHDDQFPVDVFQTGSGTSSNMNANEVIANRATELYGGDIGSREIHPNDHVNYGQSSNDVIPTAMHVASMEAVEKDLLPALTTLRDELAAKEEEFADVVKTGRTHLQDATPVTLGQEFGGYRAQVEKGIDRAKNTRDHLSELALGGTATGTGLNTHPDFPELAAEYISEETELAFGEAENHFEAQAAHDAMGEAHGQLRTIAGSLNKIANDLRLLASGPRNGLGELDQPENQPGSSIMPGKINPVVAEAVNQVHKQVVGNDAAVAAGAAEGQIDLNLYKPVLAHNFLQSAELLTNASETFAEKFVHKLEADEEHCEERVQQSMALATALNPAIGYDKASKVAKKAMAEEKTIREVVLEEGYLDEDEVDEVLDPRKMTERVILGDE; translated from the coding sequence ATGACTGACGAGGATTACCGTACGGAGCGGGACAGTCTCGGCGAGATGCAGGTGCCCGCGGACGCCTACTGGGGTGCCCAAACCCAGCGCGCCGTGGAGAACTTCCCTATCTCGGGCATCACGTTCGGGCGGCGGTTCGTCCGGGCACTCGGCGTCGTCAAGAAGGGGGCCGCACAGGCGAACCGCGAACTGGGGCTGATTCCCGAGGACAAGGCCGAGTGTATCGTCGAGGCGGCCGAGGAAGTCATCGCGGGCGACCACGACGACCAGTTCCCCGTCGACGTGTTCCAGACAGGGAGCGGCACGTCCTCGAACATGAACGCGAACGAGGTCATCGCCAACCGCGCGACGGAACTCTACGGCGGTGACATCGGGTCCCGCGAGATTCACCCCAACGACCACGTCAACTACGGACAGTCCAGCAACGACGTGATTCCCACCGCGATGCACGTCGCGTCGATGGAGGCCGTCGAGAAGGACCTCCTCCCCGCGCTGACGACGCTCCGCGACGAGTTGGCGGCGAAGGAAGAGGAGTTCGCCGACGTGGTCAAGACGGGCCGGACGCACCTCCAAGACGCCACGCCCGTCACGCTGGGGCAGGAGTTCGGCGGCTACCGCGCTCAGGTCGAGAAGGGCATCGACCGCGCCAAGAACACCCGCGACCACCTCAGCGAACTCGCGCTCGGCGGCACGGCGACCGGAACGGGACTGAACACCCACCCCGACTTCCCCGAACTCGCCGCCGAGTACATCAGCGAGGAGACGGAATTGGCCTTCGGCGAAGCCGAGAACCACTTCGAGGCACAGGCCGCCCACGACGCGATGGGCGAGGCCCACGGCCAACTGCGGACCATCGCGGGCTCGCTCAACAAAATCGCCAACGACCTGCGACTGCTCGCCTCCGGGCCGCGGAACGGCCTCGGTGAACTCGACCAGCCCGAGAACCAGCCCGGGAGTTCCATCATGCCCGGCAAAATCAACCCCGTCGTCGCGGAGGCCGTCAATCAGGTCCACAAGCAAGTCGTCGGCAACGATGCCGCCGTCGCCGCGGGTGCGGCCGAGGGCCAAATCGACCTGAACCTCTACAAGCCGGTCCTCGCGCACAACTTCTTGCAGTCGGCGGAGTTGCTGACCAACGCCAGCGAGACGTTCGCGGAGAAGTTCGTCCACAAACTCGAAGCCGACGAGGAACACTGCGAGGAACGCGTCCAGCAGAGCATGGCACTCGCCACCGCGCTGAACCCCGCCATCGGCTACGACAAGGCCAGCAAAGTCGCCAAGAAGGCCATGGCCGAGGAGAAGACCATCCGGGAAGTCGTGCTCGAAGAGGGGTATCTGGACGAGGACGAGGTCGACGAGGTACTCGACCCCCGGAAGATGACCGAGCGCGTCATCTTGGGCGACGAGTGA